The genomic stretch TGGCGCCCGTCGCGTTGGCGCGCTTCCAGAAGACACCCAGGAAGAACAGGGCCAGGGCGGGCGGCGCCACGTACGCCAGGGTCGTCTGGAGGTAGCTCCACAGCGTGTCGAAGCCGACGATGACGGGGCTCCACGCGATGGCGAAGATCATGCACGCCGCCGTCACCATCCGCCCCACACGGACGAGCGCCTTCGGAGAGATGCTGGGGTTCTTTCGCTTGATGAAGTCCATCGAGACCAGCGTCGAGGCAGCGTTGAGCGTCGAGTCCACCGACGACATGATGGCGGCCAGCATGGCCGTCAGCACGAGCGCGCGGAAGCCGTCCGGGAGAAGGTCGAAGAGGAGCGTCGGGAAGACCTGGTCGGCGCGCTCCAGGTTGGGGTAGAGGACGCGGGCGAACGTGCCCGGCATCACCATCAGGAAGAGGACGGGCAGCTTCAGCAGGCCGCCGAAGAGCGCGCCCCAGCGCCCGTGGTCGAGGTTCTTGGCACCCAGCACGCGCTGGACCATGAACTGGTTGGTGGTCCAGAAATAGAAGCCCAGCAGGAACACGCCTGTGATGAGCCCCGGCCACGGCATCCCGTTCTCCACGTCGATGGGCTGGATCAGGTCGAGCCGGTCGGGCGGGGTCACGGCAGTCACGGCATCCCAGCCACCGACGGCGTTCCAGGCCATCACGGACACGGCGCCCGCGCCCAGCAAGAGCAGCGTGCCCTGGATGGCGTCCGTGTAGACGACCGCCTTCAGGCCGCCTGCGATGGTATAGGCCCCGGCCACCAGCGCCAGGATCGCCATCGTGATCCACATGGGGAAGTCCGGGTAGACGAGCTGGACCACCAGCGCACCCGCGAACAGTGCCGCGGCCGTGTCCACCACGACCGAGAGGAAGATGCTCATCGCAGAGAAGTACACCCTGCTGCGCCCGTCGAACCGCTTCTCCAGGAACTCCGGCATCGTGTAGATGCCCGTCTTGATGTAGAACGGCAGGAAGAACAGCACGAAG from Rubrivirga sp. SAORIC476 encodes the following:
- a CDS encoding sodium:solute symporter; this translates as MPDFALTTLDISAVVLYALVIFGIGLYFSRKTEDGEDYFLAGRSLSWGLIGISLLASNLSSSSMIGMAGEAYGGIGLAVFNYEWMAAMVLVVFVLFFLPFYIKTGIYTMPEFLEKRFDGRSRVYFSAMSIFLSVVVDTAAALFAGALVVQLVYPDFPMWITMAILALVAGAYTIAGGLKAVVYTDAIQGTLLLLGAGAVSVMAWNAVGGWDAVTAVTPPDRLDLIQPIDVENGMPWPGLITGVFLLGFYFWTTNQFMVQRVLGAKNLDHGRWGALFGGLLKLPVLFLMVMPGTFARVLYPNLERADQVFPTLLFDLLPDGFRALVLTAMLAAIMSSVDSTLNAASTLVSMDFIKRKNPSISPKALVRVGRMVTAACMIFAIAWSPVIVGFDTLWSYLQTTLAYVAPPALALFFLGVFWKRANATGAIAGMAAGHLAAVGFLILSITDTFQINFLYLAPILLVIAMAVMVVVSLQGEAPPEDKTADTTWTPAFFKAESAELANVAWWKNYRIQSAILVTLTAILVGFFW